TGGATAGGATGACCGCTTTCTCAGCCACGTTTGGACAGAACTGAATCTGGCCTGCAGCGTTCGGCCTTTGGCTCCCAGACCTGAATGTTTTGGAAGAAATTACTTTGGGTGGTGGTCCACCTGTTCCCTCGCCACGAcacctttaaaaatacatgttcTGTTCTGCCTCTAATGTTGACTTTGTTCTGACAgttaaaatgaactgaaaacatctcaattataaatgttttgaatgaaaaaCCTCAatcacatgaatgttttttaaactaatttctgttttatgtgacAAATAACATGTCATACCTTTAAACCTTTACCTTtccacctttaaaaaacaaaactaacaactactctgtgctcctttacacctttctcagcttatgtcctcctctgtaagtcgctttggataaaagcgtctgctaaatgcaatgtaatttCATAGACATTCAAATAAAGGTTTCCTCATCCTCCTTGTTTATGCCTCTCACTTTATCTTACTccagaagcagaagaaggaCAGCGCTCTCTATCTGAAGcagtgacagacacagagagacagagacagagagaagacaagtCTAACATGTTAGGGAAGACTTCAGGAGAAAAATCAAACAATCCTGATTTGTGGCAGCGGTTTAAAGGTCAGATTTGGACAGAATAACCAATGACTGCATCATGGAAACCACAAAGACTTGAGGACTGTAGATTACTGATTAAATTAGATTCATTCACagggagagggatccctcctctgtggctcttcctgaggtttcttccgctttttttccctgttaaaagtttttcctcactcgaaccgagggtctaaggacagagagcgtcactccctgtacaggttgtacagtcgtccctcgctataacgcggttgACTTTTCGCAGACTTGCTGTTtcgtgtaattttgcatgcttttttattttattttctacagcgtactgtacagtatgaacgtgcgTTGTGTTCGGCAgcgtcagaggaactgtgaaatgagttactggtaataatttcttatgtgtcaaacctcgtagatcgatcattaaaattaaatttgttaaaaatgttcgtgcttgaaaacaggttctgatctttggtttcatttactaatacagtattgtacttatttttgttaaatctgcaaaggtttgaactttgagagtgtttaaataagagaggaACGTGAGAAaatgtctgagaaaagtgtatgcCTCTCACTTTATCTTACTCCAACACTCTAACACCGTCCTTTAGCATGTTTTTATCCTCACAGATGTCAATTCAAACTGCCAAAAGAGAGCAGAGCCTAATGCACAACTCTCCCCTTACAGGACCACTAAAGATTCACTTGCTAACACCTCTTCTGTACTCCAAAAactccaaaaacaaaacttaaaaacatacaagcaatggcaaaaaaaaaaaatcaaagcagaagTCAGAAGGTTAAATTGAGAAGTGAGATTCCACTCATAAACTCCCCCGTGGAACCGTTTGCAAATGCAGCTCGTATCCACAGAgccttcagtgtcttcagtagAACTTGAGTTTAGTAATAAACAGTGAAAGTTGAGAGGACCAGTCTCAGCAGGAATATGTATTAGGTCAACTGTTTCCAACATTTACTGCTGTGCCCTCATGGTGGAATAATTCATTAGCCTGAACTTGGAGAAACCTTGAAAAGATCCAATCCAATGGTGAGTTTGGTGAAACAAAATTTATGGAATGGAAATTGACCCTCATTAACTGCTGCTTTGAAACTAATACCAGGCCTGCAATCTTACAGCATGTAATAGATGTTATTTTCCTCAGTTAGGCGTGCCATTGTTTGAAGAAAGTCAAAACAGTTTTCCCTCGAGTTAGATAAAACTCCACATAGCGAGGGATTTCAGGTAAGTCTTGAAtaagaaataaagaggaagtACAGTCTGTCCCCCCGAAGCCACATCAAACCCTTCTCATCCTCTGGTGCAATCACGACGGATTAAGATCTCATAAAGTCAGGCATCTTTTCCTCTCAGTGATCCCAGTGTAGCACATTCCTTCATTAaccacaacagcaaaaaaacagtGACTACCTTGGACAAACACGCCGTTATTGGTTCTCTTTGTAATAAAGTATGAAAACATCCTGTCTTTCAGACCTGATGAGGGGTTTGGAACATCTTAGGTATCCGACTTTAAGGTCAGGCCAGGAGAAATTGTTTGAGGCATTATGGCTTTTTCCAGGTCTTGAAAACAGCCCATTACAGAGAGAGGCTGCTGGGTTACTATCGTGCAGAGTGGTGAACAGTTTAACAAGAGAATAATTGTCTCTTTATAGGATATTCCAGATCTAGATctattacactggggaacaatttttcaaacaaattctgttgaattagatttttatgctgattccaaaattgcagtcaggttgaattagatttttatgctgattccaaaattgcagtcagtttttttccagCATGTCAAGTTTTTTCCACTGATTAGATGTAGTGAGACTTGtcagctgattacgattggactcatctacagctacgtggccacttgtttgtgcagtcacagttgaaacagtgcggtgagaggtgtgtgcagctcccaataggtcagtactgtcaatatctgcaaacagaaagctggcatagtagaatgaagaggattGGTGCTGGCTTTTCTGTTTTAACTATGGGTATATCGTCTATTtagtttgatgctgtttttgtagttttcaaagcttgtaactattccatcttagtgttttatttccataggtatatatctcctttgttccagatcatgtctgctcctacaaccctgactccttttgctatatttgtgctagtttcaccattccaagtcagaggaaagcaaacaacagtgcatttgtcaaacaagcatattttgcatattttatagtaaaactctgtgatcaagacaacaagccatgggcccctcacaaagtgtgcaagcagtgtgtggagagtttacggatgtggaccaaaggaacacgtgaaaagttgcaTTTGGTATCCCCGTGGTTTGccgagagcaaaaagatcattgcacagactgtaacttttgtttagtgaaaacaagcacatatctgttcaGTAGagtatttctcatattttttaagaaaacaaggATCCAgtagttcaaaaacttgacgtgattgagaaaaactgagatcagttttggattccacaCCCAAAAATTTTTTAAGACCTAACgcaacaaaaattgtgttccccagtgttatcaGGGGAGAAAAAGTCAGTTGCTGTTCTTATGAAGAAGGAATTGTTTTATCATtctattaattattttacagttCGCCAATGTTTTACACAACGACACTGGATGTCCAAATATGACTGACacggcaaaaaacaaaacaaaataaaattgtgcAACTAAATACATTCAAGTCTCTCTGAAGATGGCTAATTTTAAAACTTGAAATAGTTAGACTCATACATACATAAGTCAGTATACAGGGCAACAAAAATATGTTCATTCAGTGCTGCAGTAAACATAATAAGGCAAGAAAAATAGGTACAAAGTGCCAAGTTGATTAAGTTGAGTAAAATGAGATGAATGAAAAGTGCCATCACAGGCAAAGTTCAAAGTAGGCATGTACATATTAAAATCAACTATTTAGTCACTGTGTTGCCAATCAAAAATACcccaaaaacaaattcattgtTTATGATCTGAACTGTACACAAGGATGTTTACGTCCGTGTTATACAAAGGAGAGAATACATCCAGAACTGCAGTCAGTAACGGAGTTCCCTTCTTACTCCTTGTCTGCTGTTGTACATCCTAAACCTTTTAACCGCATACTATATGTGCAGTATCTTGGGAGCCCTGCTGAATGCTGCAGCACTAACAGTAACTGTGTTGACTCTGAGCCACAAAGGGAAAAGAAAGGATGCCTTCATAGCGATGTCTTTGACCTCTAGTGACCCGACGTCTGGCACAAATCTTCCACGTTCTGTCAAAAAGACTTGGCTGACAGGTGAATTGAAGTCTCCCTGACGAAGACAAATACGGCTTTCCGGTTCCTCCTACTCACAACAATTTGCTACTTCCTGGCAAGTTCTCAAACAAAAACCAGAGTTCACAGTAAACACGGCGGTGCAGTGATTTCACAACCTACAGCACGATTCCCTCAAGAAGTGTCACTTTTACTGGCTGAGTGTTTTTATCTGTTACCAGGTGCAAACCTTTTGTTGTAcaactttaataaataaatgaggaaaGAATACAAGTGAAGCAAAAGTGCTATTAAATCTGTGTAGATCACATATttggaaaaaatagaaaataacttGTCAGCAGTAAGTTTATTAGTCTGTTAATATCAGTTGTTTTTACCGTCTTGTGCTCTTGCTTGGAGGATACGCGTATTTGTCCATGTGTGACATTTTCAGTACATCTGGGAGGCATCAGTCACAGGTGGATGCATAGTTCCTGCTCAGAGACTTCCAGCTCAGGGGTCATTTATTATCCAAACTTCCCTGTTATCGCTGTTGTATTTGTACTGAAcacacccccacctcctccagagaccctctcctcctcccacacctATCATCTCTGGTCTCCATCCTGAACAACTCTAGGAGCCAATTTTGGCCACACAGAAGTCTGCTGCTCTCATCAAGATCCCAGAGctcagcttttaaaaaaaaatatataatttatgttCCTCTCCAAATCTACCTTTGTCAGTCTGAGTATCCACCGTGGAATAATGAAACAAGACTTTCCGCTATCTTCCCAGATTATctggaggataaaaaaaaacactgtcctGGTTATCTTCACAaagaataacaaacaaaacaaggagtTTCTTTaggaattaaaatgtttattgaaaataaacCGTTATTATGCACTGCAGATCCTACAAGCAGACATTGTGATCACACATAAGTAATAACATCCATATAGTACTTTTCTGACTCAACAATTAAAGTAGTAGTAAATATCCTCTGCTTAGTGAAATCCAATCCAGTAACTTGAGGTTTGATAAAGATTCAGAGCCGGACGTTGGCCTGATAAGACTCtttaatcctcctcctccttcttcttcttcttcttttcctgtgGTGAGGTATCGTTGGTTTGAGAGAAGTGCTCGGACATGGCAGCAAGCGCCCGGTAGCGGTGAGAGATCGTATTCTTCACTTCTTTTGGCAGTTCGGCATAGCTGCAAATGGAAGCAGTTAATAGTCAGTATggatgtgtctgtctctctgatgcACAGCATAAGGTGAAAGCATTATGTTGCATGGACTAATCTGTAACGCTCAACCCTGAACTGGAAGTTAAGTGTGTTGACCTCTGGCTCCCTCTTCTGGTACGAACAGGAAAATTAAAGCAGTCCTTGCTTACGTTTTGTCGTATCCGTCTGGCTGGAAACAGGGATCCCATCCAAAGTCTCGAGGCCCTCTGGGTTCCACAATGAGTCcctaaaaatatcaaaacagaaaaaaatgattaaaacacacacatttaaaaaaagtgaggCAGTTTCAGGAGAGATTCTGAcctctgttttccctctgaagAGCGTTACTGGTTCATCTTTCCCAGCAGAGAAAGCAAATGTGCAGAGAGCCCACGCTGATTTATCCTCAAACCCGGCGAGGAGTTTGTGCAAAcctaaaacatttaacaagatTAGAGACGCTCACCTCACtttttaaatgcagctttaaataaaatatcaattaCAATACTCACCTTCAGGCTTGAGTTTATCCAGGAACCATtttctacaaaaataaaatatagatgtaaTTATTCGTGTTCTTTGCCacttttaaaaagacataaaatattataaaattataCTAACATGTAAGGACCGGGCAGGCCTCCCAAAGCCTTGAAGCACAGACACGTGTCCTCCACTATGACTGGCCCATCAACCTGAAGGTGTCAAACAACAATACATCAGTTTCAATCcttcaacagacagacagacatacaggaTCGTGCCTTTATAGTTAACACACCTGCCGTGCAGCCTCTTTGCACTTATGTATTGAGATTTCATCCGGCTCTCCTTGGTATTCAGGCactggaaaaagaaatgaggTTAGGTGAgtaatcaaatcaagtttatttgtatggccctttacaatagccgaaCGGTACCCAAAGTgttttacaacaaagccataaaacaatacataacagattcataacagataaatacaattaaaagtgctgcagcgctgcagggtattaaaagcttttcagaaatacataaaaagcagcagacagaatgagtacaccCGAGAAACAGTCAGAATAAAACGCCAATCTAAAGAAGTGAGTCCTAAACTTCggtttaaaaaggctgagatcagtagtGGTGCGGATGTCAGGGGGCAGTTTGCGACGGCAAAAGAACGATCGCCCCACTGTTTAAATCTCGAGCTAGAGACCTCTAACAGAAGCTGACCTGAAGAGCACAGGGCTCTGCCACAACTgcgaaaagttaaaatctctgaCAGGTAACAGGAGGCCGagccaattaaaaaaagtttaaaatccaGTGGAGTGACGACAGGCCAGGGGAAATGTGTTCGCGTCTGGCAGCAGCGTTCTGCACAAGCTGGAGACGAGAAACCGAGGACTGACTGAGGCCAACGTAGAGGGCATTGCAGGAGTCCAGTCTGGAACTGATAAAAGATCCTGTCGACTGAGGAAAGACTTCACTTTGGCCAAGAGACGGAGCTGAAAAAAGCTCGTGCTAATCTGTTTGTCAAATTTTCGCCTATTGTCAAAAGTTACCCCAAGATTTTTGACATGTGACGTAAACAGAGAGGCCAGAACAGAACACATTCAGTTTTGCAGTCACTGATTGAGTAATGATCACATGGACATTTTTAACCTAGAACTCTAACGTCAGGTGATTTTCACCTACACAgctcttgtcatgtgattttcattgtgttgctgctgtctgagttgcatgggtccttgggtagcttcaggctgctcactggtGTCATTAATgggatgtttgtttccctcctcccatctatgtGATTGTTAATGATAGTGAGTGccatttttttgtctctctctctcacagttgtcagtgatgcagaaagtctgtgccttcaccagacaaggctgacatgtcccaggaatgggtggaccaaagaacaagttcccagctcc
Above is a window of Larimichthys crocea isolate SSNF chromosome XVII, L_crocea_2.0, whole genome shotgun sequence DNA encoding:
- the itpa gene encoding inosine triphosphate pyrophosphatase, coding for MSARVVVSMAVPAGRSVVFVTGNAKKLEEVIQILGDKFPHKLVSRKIDLPEYQGEPDEISIHKCKEAARQVDGPVIVEDTCLCFKALGGLPGPYIKWFLDKLKPEGLHKLLAGFEDKSAWALCTFAFSAGKDEPVTLFRGKTEGLIVEPRGPRDFGWDPCFQPDGYDKTYAELPKEVKNTISHRYRALAAMSEHFSQTNDTSPQEKKKKKKEEED